A genomic segment from Bacillus cereus G9842 encodes:
- the exsF gene encoding exosporium protein ExsF, with translation MRSSIRKFANFNCEAQAPSTLPALGFAFNATSPQFATLFTPLLLPSTGPNPNITVPVINDTISTGTGIKIQIAGIYQISYTLTISLDNVPVAPEAARFFLTLNSSTNVIAGSGTAVRSNIIGTGEVDVSSGVILINLNPGDVIQIVPVEVIGTVDIRSAALTVAQIR, from the coding sequence ATGCGCTCATCAATTCGTAAATTCGCTAATTTTAATTGTGAAGCACAAGCACCTAGTACACTACCTGCCCTAGGTTTTGCCTTCAATGCTACTTCACCTCAATTTGCAACATTATTTACACCACTACTATTACCTAGTACAGGCCCAAATCCTAACATTACTGTCCCTGTAATCAATGATACAATTAGTACTGGAACTGGTATTAAAATTCAGATAGCTGGTATTTATCAAATTAGCTATACATTAACAATTAGCCTTGATAACGTTCCGGTAGCCCCGGAAGCAGCGCGCTTTTTCTTGACATTAAATTCATCGACTAATGTTATTGCAGGATCCGGAACCGCAGTCCGTTCTAATATTATCGGAACTGGTGAAGTCGATGTATCAAGTGGTGTCATTCTAATTAACTTAAACCCTGGTGATGTAATTCAAATTGTCCCCGTTGAAGTAATAGGTACAGTAGATATTCGTTCTGCAGCGTTAACAGTTGCGCAAATTCGTTAA
- a CDS encoding DUF4183 domain-containing protein codes for MPIVKPFIAGRRFVSTAATGTAAGADLTFANTDFTDDTGAVTTFPASYAFLTLYINGVIQTGDTITGVTTTAATIVGGAVLDGGTPIAIEFTIT; via the coding sequence ATGCCTATCGTTAAACCTTTTATAGCTGGAAGACGATTTGTAAGTACAGCAGCAACAGGAACTGCTGCTGGAGCAGATTTAACTTTTGCTAACACAGACTTCACTGATGACACTGGCGCTGTAACAACATTCCCTGCTTCTTATGCCTTTTTAACACTTTATATTAATGGTGTTATTCAAACAGGTGATACTATTACTGGTGTGACTACTACAGCTGCTACTATTGTAGGAGGAGCAGTCCTAGATGGAGGCACTCCTATTGCAATTGAATTTACTATAACGTAA
- a CDS encoding LysE family translocator, whose protein sequence is MPIFSFLLFVFISSFTPGPNNFLAMTYANQHGLKRSINFCFGVAFGFFILTSLCSFFNIVLINIVPIIELPLKILGVAYMLYLAFKIITSKGSAEPDEKNNKNLFTVGIFLQFVNPKGILFGLTVVSTFILPYYNSYSIFLLFSLFLGIVGLLSTFSWSLFGSMFQKILLKHNQLFNIIMAVLLIFSAISIVIH, encoded by the coding sequence ATGCCAATATTTTCTTTTTTGTTATTTGTTTTTATAAGCAGCTTCACACCTGGCCCTAACAATTTCTTAGCTATGACATACGCAAATCAACACGGATTAAAGAGAAGTATAAATTTTTGCTTTGGAGTAGCATTCGGTTTTTTCATCCTCACTTCTTTATGTAGTTTCTTTAATATTGTATTAATTAATATTGTACCTATAATTGAATTGCCTTTAAAGATTTTAGGTGTCGCGTATATGCTATATTTAGCCTTTAAAATAATCACTAGTAAAGGCAGTGCAGAACCCGATGAAAAAAATAATAAAAACTTATTTACAGTGGGTATTTTTCTTCAATTTGTTAATCCAAAAGGAATATTATTTGGACTCACCGTAGTCTCTACTTTTATACTCCCTTACTACAACTCATATTCAATTTTTCTACTTTTCTCATTATTCCTAGGTATAGTTGGTTTACTGAGTACATTTAGTTGGAGCCTTTTTGGTTCCATGTTCCAAAAAATTTTATTAAAACATAATCAATTATTTAACATCATTATGGCTGTTTTATTGATTTTCAGTGCTATTTCAATTGTTATTCACTAG
- a CDS encoding helix-turn-helix domain-containing protein, which yields MEEIQLILAKNLKSIREKEKLSLEKVSQLTGVSKTMIGQIERGDSSPTLTTIWKIANGLKVSFTSLINNPQPDTKVILRNDVQALSEDNGRYKVYPSFPFQDDRNFEIYTVEIETEGNLSSEAHKEGTEEFITVFEGELKIDINDCQYTLNNGDSIRFKADRPHTYTNSGRTLTRLSMTIYYPAL from the coding sequence ATGGAAGAAATTCAACTTATTCTGGCAAAAAATTTAAAATCAATACGTGAAAAAGAAAAATTAAGTTTAGAAAAGGTCTCTCAATTAACAGGTGTAAGTAAAACGATGATTGGACAAATTGAAAGAGGAGATTCAAGCCCGACACTAACAACAATATGGAAAATTGCTAATGGTTTGAAAGTATCCTTTACCTCTTTAATTAATAATCCACAGCCTGATACGAAAGTGATTTTACGAAATGATGTTCAAGCATTGTCTGAAGACAATGGGAGATATAAAGTGTATCCCTCATTTCCTTTCCAAGATGATAGAAACTTCGAAATCTATACGGTTGAAATTGAAACAGAAGGGAATTTAAGTTCAGAAGCACATAAAGAGGGTACTGAGGAATTTATAACGGTATTTGAAGGGGAATTGAAAATTGATATAAATGATTGTCAATATACGTTAAATAATGGAGACTCAATTCGCTTTAAGGCGGATAGACCGCATACTTATACTAATTCAGGAAGAACATTAACTCGGTTAAGTATGACTATTTATTATCCAGCTTTATAA
- a CDS encoding BclA C-terminal domain-containing protein, protein MIYIQDNNEIRKKEIMSMALDIIFPYRLTGPTGSTGPTGSTGPTGSTGLIVTTNSMFANNTLGGPISVILGGTNIPLSNNQSLGNFTVNASNDIFTIPVTGRYHLTYQVNTTTSLLSGTRLLLNASTPIPGSIFSPALSTSNYSNNLITNLNAGNTISLQLFGILSVVNLVGGGSTGASLTIIRID, encoded by the coding sequence GTGATTTATATTCAAGATAATAATGAAATTAGAAAAAAAGAAATAATGTCAATGGCCCTTGACATTATTTTCCCTTACAGGCTTACTGGGCCTACCGGAAGTACTGGACCTACCGGAAGTACTGGGCCTACCGGAAGTACTGGTTTAATCGTTACAACAAACTCTATGTTCGCTAATAATACATTAGGTGGTCCCATCTCTGTGATATTAGGTGGCACTAATATTCCTCTTTCTAATAACCAAAGCCTCGGTAATTTTACAGTTAACGCCTCAAACGATATATTTACAATTCCTGTAACTGGAAGATATCATTTAACCTATCAAGTTAATACGACAACCTCTCTACTTTCTGGAACAAGACTACTATTAAACGCTTCTACGCCAATTCCTGGCTCTATTTTTTCTCCCGCGTTATCAACTTCAAATTATAGTAATAATTTAATTACTAATTTAAATGCTGGTAATACAATTTCACTACAATTATTTGGTATATTATCCGTCGTGAATTTAGTTGGAGGCGGATCAACAGGTGCCTCTCTTACAATTATACGAATTGATTAA
- a CDS encoding DUF4183 domain-containing protein: MKRNDNLSLNKGMIGPENIGPTFPILPPIYIPTGETGPTGITGATGETGPTGITGPTGITGPTGITGATGETGSTGITGATGETGSTGITGPIGITGATGETGPIGITGATGETGPTGITGSTGITGLTGVTGLTGETGPIGITGPTGITGPTGVTGATGPTGGIGPITTTNLLYYTFADGEKLIYTDTDGIPQYGTTNILSPSEVSYINLFVNGILQPQPLYEVSTGKLTLLDTQPPSQGSSIILQFIIIN, translated from the coding sequence TTGAAACGCAATGACAATTTATCATTGAATAAGGGGATGATAGGGCCAGAAAATATTGGACCTACATTTCCCATTCTTCCACCAATTTATATTCCAACAGGAGAAACAGGTCCGACCGGAATAACGGGAGCAACCGGAGAAACGGGACCGACCGGAATAACGGGACCGACCGGAATAACGGGACCGACCGGAATAACGGGAGCAACCGGAGAAACGGGATCGACCGGAATAACGGGAGCAACCGGAGAAACGGGATCGACCGGAATAACGGGACCGATCGGAATAACGGGAGCAACCGGAGAAACGGGACCGATCGGAATAACGGGAGCAACCGGAGAAACGGGACCGACCGGAATAACAGGTTCAACGGGAATAACGGGACTGACCGGAGTAACCGGGCTAACCGGAGAAACGGGACCAATCGGAATAACGGGACCAACTGGAATAACAGGACCAACGGGAGTAACTGGAGCAACAGGTCCTACTGGGGGTATTGGCCCTATAACAACAACCAATTTGTTATATTACACTTTTGCAGATGGAGAGAAACTTATATATACAGATACTGACGGGATACCTCAATATGGTACAACAAATATTTTGTCTCCTAGTGAAGTTTCTTATATTAATTTGTTTGTTAACGGAATACTGCAGCCACAACCATTATATGAAGTGAGTACTGGTAAATTAACTTTATTGGATACGCAACCACCATCGCAAGGATCTTCAATTATATTACAATTTATCATTATTAATTAA
- a CDS encoding exosporium glycoprotein BclB-related protein: MTSNNCFGHNNCNNPIVFTPDCCKNPQSVPITREQLSQLITLLNSLVSAISAFFANPSDANRVALFNLFNQFLIFLNSLLPSPEVNFLKQLTQSILVLLQSPAPNLGQLSTLLQQFYSALAQFFFALDLIPVSCDSNVDPATLQVLFNLLIQLINATPGATGPTGPTGPTGPGGGVTGPTGPTGPGGGATGPTGATGATGATGLTGATGATGPTGPTGPTGATGLTGATGLTGATGLTGATGPTGLTGATGPTGPTGPTGATGATGATGATGPTGATGLTGATGATGGGAIIPFASGTTPSALVNALIANTGTLLGFGFSQPGVALTGGTSITLALGVGDYAFVAPRAGTITSLAGFFSATAALAPLSPVQVQIQILTAPAASNTFTVQGAPLLLTPAFAAIAIGSTASGIIAEAIPVAAGDKILLYVSLTAASPIAAVAGFVSAGINIV; this comes from the coding sequence ATGACAAGTAATAATTGTTTTGGTCATAACAACTGCAATAATCCGATTGTTTTCACTCCAGATTGTTGTAAAAATCCACAGTCAGTTCCTATTACTAGGGAACAATTAAGTCAATTAATTACTTTACTAAACTCATTAGTATCAGCTATTTCAGCATTTTTTGCAAATCCAAGTGATGCAAACAGAGTAGCGTTATTCAATTTGTTTAATCAATTTTTAATTTTCTTAAATTCCTTATTACCTTCCCCAGAAGTTAATTTTTTGAAACAATTAACTCAAAGTATTTTAGTTTTATTACAATCTCCAGCTCCTAATTTAGGTCAATTGTCAACATTATTGCAACAATTTTATAGCGCACTTGCACAATTCTTCTTCGCTTTAGATCTTATCCCTGTATCCTGCGACTCAAATGTCGATCCTGCAACTTTACAAGTTCTTTTTAATTTATTAATTCAATTAATCAATGCTACTCCAGGTGCAACAGGTCCAACAGGCCCAACAGGTCCAACAGGTCCTGGAGGTGGAGTAACAGGTCCAACAGGCCCAACAGGTCCTGGAGGTGGAGCAACAGGTCCAACGGGAGCAACAGGAGCAACAGGAGCAACAGGCTTAACAGGAGCAACTGGTGCAACAGGTCCAACAGGCCCAACAGGTCCAACAGGAGCAACAGGCTTAACAGGAGCAACAGGCTTAACAGGAGCAACAGGCTTAACAGGAGCAACAGGTCCAACAGGCTTAACAGGAGCAACAGGTCCAACAGGTCCAACAGGTCCAACAGGAGCAACAGGAGCAACAGGAGCAACAGGAGCAACAGGCCCAACAGGAGCAACAGGTTTAACAGGAGCAACAGGTGCAACTGGTGGCGGAGCTATTATTCCATTTGCTTCAGGTACAACTCCATCTGCGTTAGTTAACGCGTTAATAGCTAATACAGGAACTCTTCTTGGATTTGGATTTAGTCAGCCTGGTGTAGCTTTAACTGGTGGAACAAGTATCACATTAGCATTAGGTGTAGGTGATTATGCATTTGTAGCACCGCGCGCAGGAACTATTACGTCATTAGCAGGTTTCTTTAGTGCAACAGCTGCATTAGCTCCACTATCACCAGTTCAAGTGCAGATACAAATATTAACTGCACCTGCAGCAAGCAATACGTTTACAGTACAAGGCGCACCTCTATTATTAACACCAGCATTTGCCGCAATAGCGATTGGTTCTACAGCATCAGGAATCATAGCTGAAGCTATTCCAGTAGCGGCTGGGGATAAAATACTGTTATATGTTTCATTAACAGCAGCAAGTCCAATAGCTGCAGTTGCTGGATTTGTAAGTGCAGGTATTAATATCGTTTAA
- a CDS encoding cupin domain-containing protein, producing the protein MTANIDYTSPSTNFTYDVNKSNFFQKDAQNYINVLGIKQLNTLENTSLLDIYLSTGNVVEPHIHQNAAELVYCISGSAVVSLLNPFTNQILNLPIKPGQVANIPQAWWHYEIATADNTHLLAIFNAPAPEVIFGSDILRLTPAHMMAHTYCLNEQQWKQAISPIQSTTVIGPPANCNQNREMKNYPIHPLTQQPNPYRQDSYYFPLYWGY; encoded by the coding sequence TTGACTGCCAACATCGACTATACCTCCCCCTCAACTAATTTTACTTATGATGTAAATAAAAGTAATTTTTTTCAGAAAGATGCCCAAAATTATATAAATGTACTTGGCATTAAACAATTAAATACTTTAGAAAATACTTCTTTATTAGATATTTATTTAAGTACAGGAAATGTTGTAGAACCACATATTCATCAAAATGCAGCTGAACTTGTTTATTGTATTTCAGGGTCTGCTGTTGTTTCTTTACTTAATCCATTTACGAATCAAATATTAAACTTACCGATAAAACCGGGGCAAGTTGCCAACATTCCACAAGCGTGGTGGCATTATGAAATTGCTACAGCAGATAATACTCATTTATTAGCTATTTTCAATGCCCCAGCGCCAGAAGTTATTTTCGGTTCTGACATTTTAAGATTAACTCCGGCTCATATGATGGCCCATACTTACTGCCTCAATGAACAACAATGGAAACAAGCGATTTCTCCTATTCAATCAACTACTGTAATTGGTCCTCCGGCAAACTGCAATCAAAACCGTGAAATGAAAAATTATCCAATCCACCCCCTTACTCAACAGCCTAATCCCTATCGCCAAGATTCTTATTACTTTCCTCTGTACTGGGGTTATTAA
- a CDS encoding luciferase domain-containing protein, whose protein sequence is MSFSEMIRNEVLSWAGVSEKTHRFGGIEINYGKKELGHLHGDKLADLPFPKLKRDELVKQGLVKPHHVLPESGWISYYIKSEEDIPFAIELFRMQYDRIKK, encoded by the coding sequence ATGTCATTTAGTGAAATGATTAGAAATGAAGTACTCAGCTGGGCGGGTGTTTCTGAAAAAACGCATCGATTTGGTGGTATTGAAATAAATTATGGCAAGAAAGAACTTGGCCATCTTCATGGTGATAAATTAGCTGATTTACCATTTCCGAAGTTAAAGCGAGATGAATTAGTGAAGCAGGGATTGGTAAAACCACATCACGTATTACCTGAATCAGGATGGATCAGTTATTATATAAAGAGTGAAGAGGATATTCCATTTGCAATTGAGTTATTTCGTATGCAATATGACCGAATTAAAAAGTAA
- a CDS encoding phytoene desaturase family protein: protein MNTFDIAIVGGGLAGLTASIYLAKAGRKVIVLEKSSQFGGRGMTINKNGICMNLGAHALYRGGAAFITFNELGMNLPGGIPSTKAHGIWKGDIFTIPTDFRSILSTPLLSWSAKVQFSRLMIRLGNLDVGEIPKMSLTTWAENEIKDPMVRNIFYALCRTTTYTFAPTIQLASSVLKQIQLSIKEGVLYVDGGWETIITKLRAIANDAGVQFLAKKHVLEIEHYEDKQRIHCVDDEVFEVGTVIVTTPPKEACKIIKGAEGTSLHRWSEQSVPVTVAALDIGLRQLPNPTHQFVLGLDQPIFFTNQSRAAKLSEDGSIAVSLIKYHNPVLAMNHIHEDKEQLESTMELLHPNWKREVVAQQYLPKITVVHDFPHIDRVEKPGPNIPEMPGIYVAGDWAGHDEILADAAVASGKRAALHILKQYESEVVHHGNGAVI, encoded by the coding sequence ATGAATACATTTGATATAGCAATTGTTGGCGGTGGGCTTGCTGGATTAACAGCATCTATATATTTAGCGAAAGCTGGAAGGAAAGTGATTGTATTAGAAAAGTCGAGTCAATTCGGTGGCCGAGGGATGACTATAAATAAAAATGGAATCTGCATGAATCTTGGTGCACATGCTTTATATAGAGGCGGGGCAGCGTTTATAACTTTTAATGAGCTCGGTATGAATCTTCCAGGTGGAATACCATCTACAAAAGCACATGGAATATGGAAAGGGGATATATTCACCATCCCAACAGATTTTCGCTCAATTTTATCAACACCACTACTTTCGTGGTCTGCAAAAGTACAATTCTCACGTCTTATGATTCGTTTAGGAAATTTAGATGTAGGAGAAATTCCAAAAATGAGTCTAACTACATGGGCAGAAAATGAAATAAAAGATCCAATGGTTCGCAATATCTTTTATGCGCTATGCCGGACGACAACATATACGTTTGCTCCTACAATACAATTAGCATCATCTGTACTAAAGCAAATACAGCTTTCTATAAAAGAAGGAGTGCTTTATGTAGATGGTGGTTGGGAAACGATAATAACAAAATTAAGAGCTATAGCGAACGATGCTGGCGTGCAATTTTTGGCTAAAAAGCATGTTTTGGAAATAGAGCATTACGAAGATAAACAAAGAATACATTGTGTTGATGATGAGGTTTTTGAAGTAGGTACAGTCATCGTGACGACTCCGCCGAAAGAAGCTTGTAAAATAATAAAAGGTGCAGAAGGAACAAGTTTGCATAGGTGGAGTGAACAATCGGTACCGGTTACTGTTGCTGCATTAGATATTGGCTTGAGACAATTACCCAATCCTACACATCAATTTGTATTAGGATTAGATCAACCTATATTTTTCACAAATCAATCGAGAGCAGCTAAATTAAGTGAAGATGGATCAATTGCAGTGAGTCTAATTAAGTACCATAATCCTGTGCTAGCGATGAATCATATTCATGAAGATAAAGAACAGTTGGAAAGTACGATGGAGTTGTTACATCCAAATTGGAAAAGAGAAGTTGTTGCACAGCAATATTTACCGAAAATAACAGTAGTACATGATTTTCCTCATATTGACCGTGTTGAAAAACCGGGCCCAAATATACCTGAAATGCCAGGTATTTATGTTGCAGGAGATTGGGCAGGGCATGATGAAATATTAGCTGATGCTGCGGTAGCAAGCGGGAAACGTGCAGCGTTACACATTTTAAAGCAATATGAAAGTGAGGTAGTTCATCATGGAAACGGAGCAGTTATATGA
- a CDS encoding sigma factor yields the protein METEQLYEAYQPLLFSLAYRILGSVMDAEDLLYYLSR from the coding sequence ATGGAAACGGAGCAGTTATATGAAGCGTATCAACCATTATTATTTTCGTTAGCATACAGAATTCTTGGGAGCGTTATGGATGCTGAGGATCTTCTATATTATTTATCTCGCTAA
- a CDS encoding sigma-70 family RNA polymerase sigma factor, translating into MLFISLNNIEDPQSIENMKAYLCKMATNRSIDKLRSVAHKRNVYVGMWLPEPLVEESDEPSKSFIMKESLSTAYLLLLQQLSEVERIVFILREVFSYEYEEIASIVDKSSVNCRKIFQRARKSILEKPKQSKLSTEKMASYVEKFVSSLQCGDEEGMLEVLKTDAILKADGGGKVTTAINPIYSADRIMRLFFGIAQRLTEEYTVDFKMVNGMPGVIVTINNKVTYVLSFAFEDEKISNIYMMVNPEKLMHLNVKI; encoded by the coding sequence ATATTATTTATCTCGCTAAATAATATAGAAGATCCTCAATCTATAGAAAATATGAAAGCATATTTATGTAAGATGGCGACAAATCGTTCAATTGATAAATTACGATCGGTAGCGCATAAACGTAACGTGTATGTAGGGATGTGGTTACCAGAGCCACTTGTAGAAGAGAGTGATGAGCCATCAAAGTCATTTATAATGAAAGAATCCCTTTCCACCGCATATTTATTACTTTTACAACAACTATCTGAGGTAGAAAGGATTGTTTTCATATTAAGAGAGGTTTTCAGTTATGAATACGAAGAAATAGCTTCAATTGTTGATAAGAGTAGTGTGAACTGCAGGAAGATCTTTCAACGTGCACGAAAAAGCATTTTGGAGAAACCGAAGCAATCAAAATTAAGCACGGAGAAAATGGCTTCTTATGTTGAAAAGTTTGTATCATCATTACAGTGTGGGGATGAGGAAGGTATGTTAGAAGTATTAAAAACAGATGCTATACTCAAAGCTGATGGTGGTGGTAAAGTTACGACTGCGATTAATCCGATTTATTCTGCGGATCGAATTATGCGCTTGTTCTTTGGGATTGCACAACGATTGACAGAAGAGTACACTGTTGATTTCAAAATGGTAAATGGTATGCCAGGAGTTATAGTTACAATAAATAATAAAGTAACGTATGTTCTTTCGTTTGCATTTGAGGATGAGAAAATTTCAAATATTTATATGATGGTTAATCCTGAAAAACTTATGCATTTAAATGTAAAAATATAA
- a CDS encoding O-methyltransferase, with translation MKRMDTVDSLLLQLEQYGEEHDRNKKTREEKLRNVSREMGQFLSILVKGCNAKNILEIGTSNGYSTLWLANAVEETNGNVTTVELSSERVGEALVNFEKANLLQRIDIHNQEAGAFLDSQLNHSFDFIFLDSERTQYMWWFEHIKRMLQPKGFLVVDNATSHASELGEFIKMIEEDDTFETVLLAFQKGAFVARKNK, from the coding sequence ATGAAAAGAATGGATACAGTAGATTCATTATTATTGCAACTTGAACAATATGGAGAAGAGCATGATCGAAATAAAAAAACAAGGGAAGAAAAATTACGGAATGTTTCTCGTGAGATGGGGCAATTTTTATCAATTTTAGTAAAAGGGTGTAATGCAAAAAACATCTTAGAAATTGGAACTTCTAATGGTTATTCTACATTGTGGTTAGCTAATGCGGTAGAAGAAACGAATGGAAATGTAACGACTGTAGAGCTTTCTTCAGAACGAGTTGGAGAGGCACTTGTCAATTTTGAAAAGGCAAACCTGTTACAAAGAATCGATATTCATAATCAAGAAGCCGGGGCATTTTTAGATTCGCAATTAAATCATTCATTTGATTTTATTTTCCTAGATTCAGAGCGTACGCAATACATGTGGTGGTTTGAGCATATAAAACGTATGTTACAACCAAAAGGTTTTCTTGTTGTTGATAATGCAACTTCTCATGCGAGTGAATTAGGTGAGTTTATAAAAATGATTGAAGAAGATGATACGTTTGAAACGGTGTTATTAGCGTTTCAAAAGGGAGCATTTGTAGCTCGCAAAAATAAATAA
- a CDS encoding toxic anion resistance protein, translating into MTELEKKEPVSIVKDNNVEVVVDTVIKDAELEELNKEADLYVQKLNSEQNTDLSKVLSQLGDLGDKEQQAAGQTLSALKRPVTAMMNGKNEEIPNTLLELRKVVSELDPNSLKASGMKKIMFKVFKKNPLETYVHKYQSIDKQIEEIIRSLLIGRDNLQEDTVGLEMLKEQSHDKIHALDKQVYLGKKLAGMLEAEKQNPERQRDIPLINDALEKILVRTRNMQQAKSVLLQSIASVDIIKKNNEKLTEAIRNAITMTQNVVTVSAAIQLALTNQRKTIDAVNATNEAIESMVLSNSQALKQNTEETTKLLENPAISMDKLRESFQNVFAAIEASEKSSERIIESSKKFVIELDTFNDEMKQKLIQRPRK; encoded by the coding sequence TTGACTGAACTCGAGAAAAAAGAACCTGTATCCATTGTGAAAGATAATAATGTAGAAGTAGTAGTTGATACAGTTATAAAAGATGCAGAATTAGAGGAACTAAATAAAGAAGCTGATCTTTATGTACAAAAGTTAAATAGCGAGCAAAATACAGATTTATCAAAAGTATTGTCTCAGCTAGGAGATTTAGGGGATAAAGAGCAACAAGCAGCAGGACAAACGTTATCAGCTTTAAAACGCCCTGTAACAGCGATGATGAATGGGAAAAATGAAGAAATTCCAAATACATTGTTAGAATTACGAAAAGTGGTATCAGAGCTTGATCCCAATTCACTTAAAGCAAGTGGTATGAAGAAAATAATGTTTAAAGTATTCAAGAAAAATCCACTTGAAACATACGTGCATAAATACCAATCTATAGATAAACAAATCGAGGAAATTATTAGATCCCTCCTAATTGGTCGTGATAACCTACAAGAGGATACAGTTGGTCTTGAAATGTTAAAAGAACAATCGCACGATAAAATTCATGCTCTTGATAAACAAGTATACTTAGGGAAAAAGCTTGCTGGCATGCTTGAAGCTGAAAAACAAAACCCAGAGCGTCAAAGGGATATTCCGTTAATTAACGATGCATTAGAAAAGATACTTGTACGTACACGTAATATGCAGCAAGCGAAAAGTGTATTATTACAATCTATAGCTTCTGTAGACATCATTAAGAAAAACAATGAAAAATTAACAGAGGCAATACGTAATGCGATTACGATGACGCAAAACGTTGTAACAGTTTCAGCTGCTATTCAGCTAGCATTAACGAATCAACGTAAAACAATTGATGCCGTAAATGCGACGAATGAAGCAATTGAATCGATGGTGTTAAGTAATTCTCAAGCGTTAAAACAAAATACAGAAGAAACGACGAAATTGCTTGAGAATCCTGCTATTAGCATGGATAAATTACGCGAATCATTCCAAAATGTGTTCGCTGCAATTGAGGCATCTGAAAAATCGTCAGAACGTATTATTGAGTCAAGTAAGAAGTTTGTTATTGAACTAGACACATTTAATGATGAGATGAAGCAGAAACTCATTCAGCGTCCAAGGAAATAA
- a CDS encoding DUF3974 domain-containing protein, with protein MSFIQTVLLLLGTLLLIAFTVVVLVVYFGRKLYFSWTKPYKKAQDSLDKLSNKSIPFLQEFTQHPLFYRWIRTEGKKEQNILNTLFCASGQRTREQVFSMLPKEKQKKVHVMAKTTKKLTSEDIDVAAMKVKDFLRQETQQTVKPTDLSFYKLYFYDRYPDALNTIQAYKRSINPSLQRTVDDITISVLNALPYYQEQRMFEQQHKLETFLMKDLTAMLSLVVQLPPSQRPEKEEELKIYLENFKKEMEVVERDIRDSIDHDLNVKMRAATEKFKNK; from the coding sequence ATGAGTTTCATTCAAACAGTACTATTACTACTCGGTACATTGCTTTTAATAGCATTTACTGTCGTTGTTTTAGTCGTATATTTCGGACGGAAACTGTATTTTTCATGGACGAAGCCATATAAAAAAGCGCAAGATTCTTTAGATAAGTTATCAAACAAATCAATACCGTTTCTACAAGAATTTACACAACACCCACTGTTTTATCGCTGGATTCGCACCGAAGGAAAGAAAGAACAAAATATACTAAATACTCTATTCTGTGCATCAGGTCAACGTACGAGAGAACAAGTCTTCTCGATGTTACCGAAAGAAAAGCAGAAAAAAGTGCATGTAATGGCAAAAACTACGAAAAAGCTTACAAGTGAAGATATCGATGTGGCTGCGATGAAAGTGAAAGATTTCTTAAGACAAGAAACGCAGCAAACTGTAAAACCGACAGACTTATCATTTTATAAATTGTATTTTTATGACCGTTATCCAGACGCATTAAATACAATTCAAGCGTATAAACGCTCAATAAATCCTTCATTACAAAGAACGGTTGATGATATTACAATTTCAGTATTAAATGCACTTCCGTACTATCAAGAGCAACGCATGTTTGAACAACAACATAAACTTGAAACGTTCTTAATGAAAGATTTAACGGCCATGTTATCGTTGGTAGTACAATTACCACCTTCACAAAGACCAGAGAAGGAAGAAGAATTGAAAATCTACTTGGAAAATTTCAAAAAAGAAATGGAAGTAGTAGAGCGAGATATTCGCGACTCAATTGATCATGATTTAAATGTGAAGATGAGAGCAGCGACTGAGAAGTTTAAGAATAAATAA